TCGCTACGAAGTCTTCGATGCCTTCCCGCCGCGCGAAGTGCGCAGCCTGTCCTTCTTCCTCGCCAGCGACAGCGCCGCGAACGGCGAATATGGCGGCGGCACGCTCGTCACCGACGCGGATGCGATCAAGGGCGATCCCGACCGCATGCGCGCCGACCCGGCGATGCCTTTCGCCGCGCCGCTCACCGAAGCGCTCGGCCGGATCAGCAGCCTCGACGAACATGTCCGCCATATCGACACCCTGCTCTTCCGCACCGAACCGCTCGCCCAGCCGCTCGCGATCCTCGGCGAAACCGAAGTCGTGCTGCACGTCGCGACCGACACGCCCGATGCCGATATCGTCGCGCATCTCGCCGAGATCCGGCCCGACGGATCAGTGGTCGAACTTGCCTATCACGCGCTGCGCCTCCGCTACCGTGAAGGCTTCGACCGCGAGGTGCCGATGGTGCCCGGCGAGCCGGTCGAGGTGCGGCTGAAACTCACCCTCTCGGCGCACGAACTCACCGCCGGGCATCGCCTCGCGCTGCTGCTGCGCCCCGACTTCTTCCCCTTCGTCGATCCCAACCCGAACACCGGCGAACCGATCGCCACCGCGACGCGGATGCAGACCGCGACGATCACCGTCTTTCACGATGCAGCGCGGCCGTCGCGCCTCGAACTTCCCGTCCTCGAAAGCGCCCGCCCATGACCGAACAGAATGTCCGCGTGACGATCGTCAACCATGCCGCGGTCGACATCGCCGCGCCGCCCGCCGCGGTGTGGCAGACGATCCTCGACGAATATATCGAGGCGAAGAAGTTCCGCGAGATCGGCTACGCGATCGAACCGCTCGACGATCCCGCCGCCTGTCTCGGCGGCTACCGCATACGCCTCGAACAGGATGGCGCCGTCGTCGACGAGCGCCTCTGCCATGTCACCGAACGCGACGAGATCGCGCACCGGCTGAGCATGTTCGCCGATTATCTCGCGGGCGGCATGATCGTCTATGCGACCTATCATGCCGAGGCGGCTCCCGGTGGCACCCGCTACCGTCTCGATTGCCATTCGACGCTCGGCATACCGCAGCCTGCGGGCGCCGGGCGCGCCGAAATCGCCGCCGCGGTGGCGGAAATGACCGCGCAATTCGACGCCGCGCTGACCGGCTATCTCGAAAGCATCAAGGCCAAACTCGAAACGCGGGGCTGAACCGCGCCTCACGCCCAACCGGGAGACAATAGATGACCACCACACCCCGCCGCCCGGTCACCAAGACGATCGGCAGCGTCACCTTCGACGACCCCTATGACTGGCTCCAGCACGACAGCGACGAAGCGCTGGCGTGGCAGTGGGAACAGGATGCGATCGCGCAGCGCGAAGCGCGCGCCTGGCCCCATTTCGAGGCGCTCAAGGAACAGATCCGCGCCAACGACGCCGGCAATTTCATGGTCTCGCGGACACCGCCGCGCCTTCGCGGCGATCGCTGGTTCTGGATCGCGCCGCCCCCCGGCGGCGGCGGGCGCGTGGTCTGGACCTCGACCAGCCTCGCCGACGCGGGGCAGCCGGTCTTCGCCCTCGCCGACCATGTCGCGCGGGAAGACGCGGCGAGCGCGGCGGTATTGTGGTGGGAGCCGTCGCCCGACGGCGCCCGCGTCGCGGCGATCGTCTGCATCGGCGGCGACATGATGGGCGAATGGCATATCTTCGATACTGCGACCGGCAAGGCGCTGCGCGCGCCGCTGCCGGCGATCGGTTACAGCGGCGCGATCCCGGGTTGGCTCGCCGACGGCAGCGGCTTCTATCTCCACGGCCGCGACGCGCAAGGGCGCCACCGCATCGGCTTCGTCGCGCTCGACGAGGGCGTTGCCGACCGGCCCGAGGTCGTGTTCGGCGATGCCGAGGTGCCCGCCAACATGTCGGGCCTCAGTTGCAACGTCTCGCCGGGCGAACGCTGGGTTATCGCGGATTCGGGCCCGCACGAACGCACCGCCTATGTCGTCGGCGATACGACGACGGGCGAATGGCGCCCCTTCATCCCCGACGGCTATGACGGCGAACTGACCGGCGGCTGGCTCGACGCCGACACCTATGTCGCGCGCGCGCACGGCGACGACACGCCGCGCGGCTGCATCGTCGCCATTCCGGTGGCGACTTCGCAGGACCGCAGCACGTGGCGAGAGATCGCGCCGCAAGGCGCGGCGGTGATCCGCGCCGTCGGCACGATCCGCGGCAAGATCGTCGTCGCCGAACTGCTGCACGTCTCGCTGCGCCTCCGCGTCATCGATCCCGTCGACGGCAGCGAACAGCTCGTGCCGCTCGAAGACGCGGGCGCGAGCTGGATCAGTGCCTTCCACCGTTTCGACCGCACCGACGCGCTGACCTTCGACTATGCAAGCTTCACCAAGACCGCCGGCATCTATCATTACGACCTGGACAGCGGCGAGGTTAGCACCGTCGTCGCGCCCGAGGTCGAACTGGACGGGATCAAGGTCAGCCAGCATTTTGCGCGCGGCAAGGACGGCGTCCATATCCCCTATTATCTGGTCCACCGCGACGATCTGGACTTCAGCGCGCCGCGCCCGGCGCTAATCACTGCCTATGGCGGTTTCAATTCGGCCTTTGTCCCGGCCTTCCTCGCCCATTTCACGCCCTTCGTCCGCGCCGGCGGCGTGCTGATCCACGCCAACATCCGCGGCGGCGGCGAATATGGCAAGATCTGGCACGACAGCGGCCGGCTCGCGTGCAAATGGAACAGCTATCTCGATCTCTTCGCCATCGTCGAGGAAGCGATCGCCAACGGCGTCACCGCGCCCGACCGGCTGGCGATGACCGGCGCGAGCAACGGCGGCCTGCTCGCCGGGGTCGCGATCGTCCATCGCCCCGACCTGTTCCGCGTCGTCGTCCCCGACGTGCCGACCTTCGACGAGATGGAGCCGCTTCCCGACGACGCCGAATCGGCGCCGATCCGCGCGATCTTCTGGCAGGATTATGGCGATCCGCAGGATCCAGTGATGTCGAAGATCCTCTATTCCTATTCGCCCTATCACAATGTCCGCGATGGCATCGCCTATCCCGCGGTGTTCCAGGTCTTCGGCGAAAAGGATGCCGGTTGCCGTCCCTTCCACGGCCGCAAGTTCACGGCGCGGATGCTCGAAGCATCGACGTCGGGCCACCGGACGCTGCTGCGCGTGTGGAGGGACACCGGCCACGCCTCGTTCGACGCCGACACCTCGGTGACCCAGCGCGCCGAATGGCTCGGCTTCGTGATGGCCGAACTGGGGATGGCGCCGGTCTCGTCGTGACCGACGCCACGGGCCGCGCCCCAGCGCGCTCCTCAGGCAGCCTTGGGCTTGGCCCTCGCCCGCGGTTTCGGCTTTTCGAGCGTGCGAAGCGCGTCCTTCAGCCCCTCGGGCGCCGGCAGGCCGGTCACCGCGGTGCAATAATAGGGCGCCAGTTCGATACGGTCTTCGATGCTCTCGCGGATCGCGAGGGCGTAATAGCCGATCTGGTGGAAATACATCACGCGGGCGCGGACAAACGCCTCGGTCCCCTGTATCCCGTTGCGCTCGAGGAAGAGCTGGAACAAGCCGATCCACGCGTCGTCGATATCGTGAACCACCTTGGTTACGTCGCGCGACTTGCGCGCCCAGACGCGGATCGCGATGTCGAACGCCGGGAAATTCGGGTCCTCGCCCAGCCAGACCTTGAACAACTCGATCAGCCCCGTCGCCCCCTCCGCGGCGCGCTGTTCGATCGCGGCGATTTCGCGGCGATTATTGTCCTTCCAGTCCTCCAGCAGCGCGTCGAGCAATTCCTGCCGATGCTTGAAATGCCAATAGAAGCTGCCGCGCGTCACCTTCATTCGGCGCGCCAGTACATCCACCTTCACATCGTCGACGCCCGACGCGATCAGCGCCTTGCGCGCGACCGCGATCCAGTCCCCGCGGGTCAAACGACCGTTCGCCACTGCACCTGCTCCTCTGTTCATCGCGCTTCCATCGCATGGAAGTCGGTTCGCCCATGGATCGCTGTATCGATCAATTGCCTGTTTAGGAACGGCCAGTTTTACCGGCCGGCGATAATGACGAAGGCGAAATTGGCTTCGCCGGAATATATTTTTCCGTTCCGACCATACATTTCTGTATTGTCGATTTTTGGCGCAACCGCTAAGCCGGTGGGGCCCGGCGCGAGGTGGGCGAAGACGCCGCGACTCACGCTGGCGGCAAGGGAAAGAATGCGGTGGCCGACAATCTGATCATCGGATGCGGAGTCGTCGGACTGACCACGGCGCTCGAGCTTCTCGGGCGCGGCGAGCGCGTCACGCTGGTCGATTCGGCGGCGCAGGAGGGGCTGGGCACCAGCTTCGCCAATGGCGGCTTGCTGACCCCGTCGATGTCCGATCCGTGGAATGCCCCGGGCGTCCACCGCCACCTGTTCGAATATCTCGTCAGTTCGTCGGCGGCGCTCAAGATCCGCCTCGGCGCCCTGCCCTCGCTCCTTCGCTGGGGCCCGCAATTCCTGCTCAATTCGCGCGCCGCGCCGCACCGCAAGGCGACGCTCGCCAACCTCGAACTCGCAACCTATTCGCTCACGGCGATGAAGGAACTGCGCGAGCGCTTCGGCTTCGCCTTCGATGCATCGGACGGCGGCGCGCTCAAATTCTTCCGCACCGAAGCGGCATTCGACGCCGCGCTCGCCATCGCCGACCTCGTCCGCGAACATGGCATCGAAGCCCGGCCGCTCGACGGCAACGGCGCGGTCGAGGTCGAACCGTGCCTCGCCCCGGTGGGCGCCGAGATTGCCGGCGCGATCCACTATCCCGGCGACGCGTCGGGCGACGCCTATCTTTTCTGCCGCGAGGCTGCGCGAACGATCGCCGAGCTTGGCGGCATCTTTCGCTACGGCCAGACGGTGGAAGCAGTCGAGGTGCGCGGCGGCCGCGTCGCAGGCGTGCGGCTGGCAGGCGAAACGATCGCGGCCGAACGGGTCGTCGTCGCGGCCGGGGTTGCCAGCCCCGCGCTCGCCGCGAAACTCGGGCTCGATCTCGCGGTCAAGCCGGTCAAAGGCTATTCGATGACCTACACGCCGGACCCCGCGGGGCCGATGCCGCGCCTGCCGGTCATCGACGACGGCTATCACACCGCCATCACCCCGCTCGGCACCCGGCTCCGCGTCGCCGGAACTGCCGAGTTCGCGGGCCACGACCTACGGCTCGATCCGAAGCGGATCGGCAATCTCGGCCAGCTTTTCAAGGCGACCTATCCGGCGGTCGCCAGCGGCGCCGTGCTCGCGACCGGCCAGCCGTGGACAGGGCTGCGTCCGGTCGCCGCCGACGGGC
The Sphingopyxis macrogoltabida genome window above contains:
- a CDS encoding TetR/AcrR family transcriptional regulator; translation: MANGRLTRGDWIAVARKALIASGVDDVKVDVLARRMKVTRGSFYWHFKHRQELLDALLEDWKDNNRREIAAIEQRAAEGATGLIELFKVWLGEDPNFPAFDIAIRVWARKSRDVTKVVHDIDDAWIGLFQLFLERNGIQGTEAFVRARVMYFHQIGYYALAIRESIEDRIELAPYYCTAVTGLPAPEGLKDALRTLEKPKPRARAKPKAA
- a CDS encoding FAD-dependent oxidoreductase, which produces MADNLIIGCGVVGLTTALELLGRGERVTLVDSAAQEGLGTSFANGGLLTPSMSDPWNAPGVHRHLFEYLVSSSAALKIRLGALPSLLRWGPQFLLNSRAAPHRKATLANLELATYSLTAMKELRERFGFAFDASDGGALKFFRTEAAFDAALAIADLVREHGIEARPLDGNGAVEVEPCLAPVGAEIAGAIHYPGDASGDAYLFCREAARTIAELGGIFRYGQTVEAVEVRGGRVAGVRLAGETIAAERVVVAAGVASPALAAKLGLDLAVKPVKGYSMTYTPDPAGPMPRLPVIDDGYHTAITPLGTRLRVAGTAEFAGHDLRLDPKRIGNLGQLFKATYPAVASGAVLATGQPWTGLRPVAADGRPYIGPGRVAGSWVNAGHGHLGWTLAAGSARLLADLMAGTAPELDPSPYAPCR
- a CDS encoding prolyl oligopeptidase family serine peptidase, whose translation is MTTTPRRPVTKTIGSVTFDDPYDWLQHDSDEALAWQWEQDAIAQREARAWPHFEALKEQIRANDAGNFMVSRTPPRLRGDRWFWIAPPPGGGGRVVWTSTSLADAGQPVFALADHVAREDAASAAVLWWEPSPDGARVAAIVCIGGDMMGEWHIFDTATGKALRAPLPAIGYSGAIPGWLADGSGFYLHGRDAQGRHRIGFVALDEGVADRPEVVFGDAEVPANMSGLSCNVSPGERWVIADSGPHERTAYVVGDTTTGEWRPFIPDGYDGELTGGWLDADTYVARAHGDDTPRGCIVAIPVATSQDRSTWREIAPQGAAVIRAVGTIRGKIVVAELLHVSLRLRVIDPVDGSEQLVPLEDAGASWISAFHRFDRTDALTFDYASFTKTAGIYHYDLDSGEVSTVVAPEVELDGIKVSQHFARGKDGVHIPYYLVHRDDLDFSAPRPALITAYGGFNSAFVPAFLAHFTPFVRAGGVLIHANIRGGGEYGKIWHDSGRLACKWNSYLDLFAIVEEAIANGVTAPDRLAMTGASNGGLLAGVAIVHRPDLFRVVVPDVPTFDEMEPLPDDAESAPIRAIFWQDYGDPQDPVMSKILYSYSPYHNVRDGIAYPAVFQVFGEKDAGCRPFHGRKFTARMLEASTSGHRTLLRVWRDTGHASFDADTSVTQRAEWLGFVMAELGMAPVSS